One Sebastes umbrosus isolate fSebUmb1 chromosome 6, fSebUmb1.pri, whole genome shotgun sequence DNA window includes the following coding sequences:
- the znf341 gene encoding LOW QUALITY PROTEIN: zinc finger protein 341 (The sequence of the model RefSeq protein was modified relative to this genomic sequence to represent the inferred CDS: deleted 1 base in 1 codon): MAQAIFEVLEGMDNQTVLAVQSLLDGQGGVPDPNNQNVSGTSTIQSMDDEDVFLCGKCKKQFNSLPAFMTHKREQCQSSVPSLSTVSLASTNAYTPVPSISSGPQTPANRQVSTYIAVPPSPLTHTLVQGNVLVSDDVLMSAISAFTSIDQPMAAMQTPIQSNLSMHTAGVSYLQHHHHHHHHHHHHHQQQLQQQQQQQQQQQQQQQQQQQQQQQQQQQQQQQQQQQQQQQQQSSNVLPSGQTPAHPLPAGQPAQQPLSLQVPVSHSNSVVQVYSTLPHMAGGGGGAEIHTLGLQPFHPVQVPSQCVESQPFTTPPVYSPGKQGTKTKTCSIITNLTELGDFEKVIIPKRSRSSKKNSDGAIAEQLKGKVPKLKCNFCDKIFSKNFDLQQHIRSHTGEKPFQCIVCGRAFAQKSNVKKHMQTHKVWPMGVASTVSRLPITVKVVPVSPNEEEGGGGEQQPLQGEQEEEEEGSQQQNCQTQIEEEVVQTEAPGELEESAAETRADPEGGGGEATQNGQNGQNGQNGQNGQNGQNGQNGQNGHPQVQMQAQPNQDQQCQAQTKQIVVIDSSYQCQFCASKFKTYFQLKSHLTQHKGEQVYKCVLKSCSQTFQKLDQFLEHIRTHQEQLTYRCHLCSKVFPSLFELGVHQYSHCFCPQQSTRKETSIYRCVKCQSRYSTQEALEQHLLTASHNFPCPHCQKVFPCERYFRRHLPTHGIGGRFKCQICKKAFKTEHYLKLHTRIHSGEKPYKCSLCEATFNRKDKVKRHMLIHEPFKKYKCPFRTHVGCTKEFNRPDKLKAHILSHSGIKPYKCLFCQKAFSRRAHMLEHQQSHTDNYRFRCSTCNKGFTRQSYYRDHKCPAAGNGTGSEGGTGEAEEDEVLAMPNAEEEDGEDEGRRSRFLRKDKRPGGDDGEKDDSSKGGQEQVETHREEEEEEEEEDEEEEEEEEEEEEEEEEEEEEEGRTDEGCQAAMTITTIEGQEDREEDDGMEHGGVVLEQIQTNDQNCLQQPCL, encoded by the exons ATGGCGCAAGCAATATTTGAAGTGCTTGAAG GCATGGACAACCAGACAGTGTTGGCGGTCCAATCTCTGCTGGATGGCCAAGGTGGAGTTCCTGACCCAAACAACCAGAACGTCTCTGGGACGTCCACTATCCAGTCTATGG ACGACGAGGACGTGTTCCTGTGTGGGAAGTGCAAGAAACAGTTCAATTCTCTACCAGCCTTCATGACGCACAAGAGGGAGCAGTGCCAGTCTAGCGTCCCCTCCCTGTCCACAGTGTCCTTGGCCTCCACCAATGCCTACACACCGGTCCCCTCAATCAGCTCGGGACCACAGACTCCTGCCAACAGACAG GTATCCACCTACATCGCagtccctccctcccctctgaCACACACTCTGGTCCAAGGCAACGTGCTGGTTAGCGACGACGTTCTCATGTCGGCTATCTCAGCCTTCACCTCCATCGACCAGCCTATGGCTGCCATGCAGACACCTATACAG AGTAACCTGAGCATGCACACAGCTGGTGTATCTTACCTGcagcaccatcaccaccaccaccaccatcatcatcatcatcaccagcaACAgctacagcaacaacagcaacagcaacagcaacagcaacagcaacagcaacagcaacagcaacagcagcagcagcagcagcaacagcaacagcagcaacagcagcagcagcagcagcagcagcagcagtcctccAACGTCCTGCCATCCGGCCAGACACCGGCCCACCCCCTGCCGGCCGGACAGCCCGCCCAGCAGCCGCTCTCCTTACAGGTTCCAGTGAGCCACAGCAACTCAGTGGTCCAGGTGTACAGCACACTGCCCCATATggctggaggtggtggtggtgcagaGATCCACACCTTGGGTCTGCAGCCTTTCCATCCTGTACAA gTGCCCAGTCAGTGTGTGGAGAGCCAGCCATTCACCACCCCTCCTGTCTACAGCCCCGGGAAGCAGGGCACTAAAACAAAGACCTGCAGCATCATCACCAACCTGACAGAGCTGGGCGACTTTGAAAAGGTCATCATCCCCAAACGATCAAGGAGTAGCAAAAAAAACTCTGATGGAGCCATAG cagagcagctgaaaggAAAAGTTCCAAAGCTGAAGTGTAATTTCTGTGACAAAATCTTCTCGAAAAACTTTGATCTTCAGCAGCACATTAGAAG tcacacaggagagaaaccctTTCAGTGCATCGTCTGTGGCCGAGCTTTCGCCCAAAAGTCCAACGTGAAgaaacacatgcagacacacaag GTGTGGCCCATGGGTGTGGCCAGCACAGTGTCCAGACTACCAATCACAGTAAAGGTGGTACCAGTGTCGCCcaatgaggaggagggg gggggcggggagCAGCAGCCGCTGCAAGGtgaacaagaggaggaggaagaggggtcACAGCAGCAGAACTGTCAAACACAAATAGAAGAAGAGGTAGTTCAAACAG AAGCTCCAGGGGAGTTGGAGGAGAGCGCGGCCGAGACTCGGGCTGATCCGGAGGGCGGCGGAGGGGAAGCCACGCAGAACGGGCAGAACGGGCAGAACGGGCAGAACGGGCAGAACGGGCAGAACGGGCAGAACGGGCAGAACGGGCAGAATGGGCATCCTCAGGTTCAGATGCAGGCGCAGCCCAACCAGGACCAACAGTGCCAAGCTCAGACTAAACAGATAGTTGTAATAGACAGCTCCTACCAGTGCCAGTTCTGCGCCAGCAAGTTTAAGACCTACTTCCAGCTCAAGTCTCACCTGACGCAGCACAAAGGGGAGCAG GTTTATAAGTGTGTATTGAAGTCCTGCTCCCAGACCTTCCAGAAGTTGGATCAGTTCCTGGAGCACATCAGGACGCACCAGGAGCAGCTGACCTACCGCTGCCACCTCTGCAGCAAGGTGTTCCCCTCCCTGTTTGAACTGGGAGTCCACCAATACTCCCACTGCTTCTGCCCACAACAGAGCACACGCAAGGAAACCTCCATCTACAG GTGTGTGAAGTGTCAAAGCAGATATTCTACCCAGGAGGCACTGGAGCAACACCTACTGACTGCCTCGCACAACTTTCCCTGCCCACACTGTCAAAAG GTTTTCCCGTGTGAAAGGTACTTCAGACGCCACCTCCCCACTCATGGCATTGGAGGGAGGTTCAAGTGTCAGATCTGCAAGAAAGCCTTCAAGACAGAGCACTACCTCAAACTGCACACACGTATTCACTCAG GTGAAAAGCCATACAAATGCTCCCTCTGTGAGGCGACGTTCAACAGGAAGGACAAAGTGAAGCGACACATGCTCATACATGAACCCTTCAAGAAATACAAGTGTCCCTTTAG GACACACGTAGGCTGCACCAAAGAATTCAACAGACCAGACAAACTCAAAGCCCACATTCTCTCACATTCTG GTATCAAACCCTACAAGTGTCTTTTTTGTCAGAAGGCGTTCAGCCGCAGGGCTCACATGCTCGAGCATCAGCAGTCCCACACAGATAACTACCGCTTCAGATGCTCCACCTGCAACAAGGGATTCACCAGACAGAGCTATTACAGAGATCACAAATGTCCTGCGGCAGGAAACGGGACAGGAAGTGAAGGAGGGACTGGAGAGGCGGAGGAAGACGAGGTCTTGGCGATGCCtaatgcagaggaggaggacggagaggaTGAAGGGAGAAGAAGCAGGTTCTTGAGAAAAGACAAAAGGCCGGGGGGAGATGACGGAGAGAAGGACGACAGCTCAAAGGGCGGCCAAGAGCAGGTGGAAAcacacagggaggaggaggaagaggaggaggaggaggacgaggaggaggaagaagaggaggaggaggaggaggaggaggaggaggaagaggaagaggaagaggggaggactGACGAGGGTTGTCAGGCTGCAATGACTATCACCACCATTGAAGGGCAAGAGGACAGAGAAGAGGATGACGGGATGGAACACGGCGGCGTGGTTCTGGAGCAGATTCAGACCAACGACCAAAACTGTTTGCAGCAGCCATGTTTGTAG
- the e2f1 gene encoding transcription factor E2F1 isoform X1, which translates to MSETLITGQTSEDLLADFETLLNSGSIDLAEDHQIVIITSPSNEGLHPTAAPTSTGEILLFATPQGPVDVGIQDKRRPALGRPPVKRKLDLDSDHQYVSTSRPSIGQAPPSTPAPPRVPRTTTEKSRYDTSLNLTTKRFLNLLSQSADGVVDLNWASQVLDVQKRRIYDITNVLEGIQLISKKSKNNIQWLGNRVDASLVSRHKELQREVCDLTDAEEQLDELISKCNLQLRLLTEDPQNKKLGYVHCQDLRKSFDSPDQLVMVIRAPPETQMQVSEPSKGYQVSLKSTRGPIDVFLCPEDSSGVCSPVTGSSPSKPNADTSPVPPPTQPTDKSQASTSTTALEVGLSSPASTSSTVTAASQQDPSSLVLGGDTESLLGGDPFSSLGDMPNFDFSPLSSSDFLNGDGLPLTLDGFINLSPPHSHDYHFGLEDHEGISELFDCDFGDLSQVLGDS; encoded by the exons ATGTCAGAGACTCTGATAACAGGGCAGACGTCCGAGGATCTGTTGGCTGACTTTGAGACTTTGCTGAACTCTGGGAGTATTGACCTGGCCGAGGACCACCAGATAGTGATCATCACCAGCCCCAGCAATGAGGGACTCCACCCGACCGCTGCCCCCACCAGCACGGGGGAAATCCTGCTGTTTGCCACGCCACAGGGCCCCGTTGATGTGGGGATCCAGGACAAGAGACGACCGGCTCTGGGAAGACCTCCG GTAAAGAGGAAGTTGGACCTGGACAGTGACCATCAGTATGTCAGCACCTCTCGACCGTCCATAGGCCAAGCACCACCCTCCACGCCAGCCCCTCCCAGAG TTCCTCGAACAACGACGGAGAAGTCACGGTATGACACTTCCTTGAACCTCACCACCAAGCGCTTTCTGAACCTCTTGTCCCAGTCGGCCGACGGCGTGGTGGACCTGAACTGGGCCTCGCAGGTCTTGGATGTCCAGAAGAGACGCATCTACGACATAACCAACGTACTGGAGGGAATCCAGCTGATCTCCAAGAAGTCCAAGAACAACATCCAATGGCT TGGTAATCGAGTTGATGCGTCGTTGGTTTCCCGCCATAAGGAGTTGCAGAGGGAGGTATGTGACCTCACAGACGCTGAGGAGCAGCTGGACGAGCTCATTTCTAAATGCAACCTCCAGCTCCGACTGCTCACAGAGGACCCACAGAACAAGAA GTTGGGCTATGTGCACTGCCAGGACTTAAGGAAGTCATTTGATTCCCCAGACCAGCTGGTCATGGTGATCAGAGCTCCACCAGAGACCCAGATGCAAGTTTCAGAACCCAGCAAG GGTTACCAGGTGTCGCTAAAGAGCACGCGGGGTCCAATCGACGTCTTCCTCTGTCCAGAAGACAGCTCTGGCGTCTGCAGCCCCGTGACAGGAAGTAGTCCCTCCAAACCCAATGCAGACACCTCCCCGGTCCCGCCTCCCACACAACCCACAGACAAATCGCAAGCCAGTACATCCACAACAGCCCTGGAAGTGGGTTTATCATCGCCAGCGTCCACGTCGTCCACAGTGACGGCAGCCTCCCAGCAGGACCCCTCATCACTGGTGTTAGGTGGTGAC ACAGAATCGCTCCTGGGAGGCGACCCGTTCTCCAGCCTCGGCGACATGCCCAATTTTGACTTCTCGCCCCTCTCCTCCTCGGACTTCCTGAACGGAGATGGCCTTCCTCTCACATTGGACGGTTTCATCAATCTGTCCCCCCCTCACAGTCACGACTACCACTTTGGACTAGAGGACCATGAAGGTATCAGTGAACTGTTTGATTGTGACTTTGGTGACCTATCGCAAGTTTTGGGGGACAGTTAG
- the e2f1 gene encoding transcription factor E2F1 isoform X2: MSETLITGQTSEDLLADFETLLNSGSIDLAEDHQIVIITSPSNEGLHPTAAPTSTGEILLFATPQGPVDVGIQDKRRPALGRPPVKRKLDLDSDHQYVSTSRPSIGQAPPSTPAPPRVPRTTTEKSRYDTSLNLTTKRFLNLLSQSADGVVDLNWASQVLDVQKRRIYDITNVLEGIQLISKKSKNNIQWLGNRVDASLVSRHKELQREVCDLTDAEEQLDELISKCNLQLRLLTEDPQNKKLGYVHCQDLRKSFDSPDQLVMVIRAPPETQMQVSEPSKGYQVSLKSTRGPIDVFLCPEDSSGVCSPVTGSSPSKPNADTSPVPPPTQPTDKSQASTSTTALEVGLSSPASTSSTVTAASQQDPSSLVLGGDAESLLGGDPFSSLGDMPNFDFSPLSSSDFLNGDGLPLTLDGFINLSPPHSHDYHFGLEDHEGISELFDCDFGDLSQVLGDS, translated from the exons ATGTCAGAGACTCTGATAACAGGGCAGACGTCCGAGGATCTGTTGGCTGACTTTGAGACTTTGCTGAACTCTGGGAGTATTGACCTGGCCGAGGACCACCAGATAGTGATCATCACCAGCCCCAGCAATGAGGGACTCCACCCGACCGCTGCCCCCACCAGCACGGGGGAAATCCTGCTGTTTGCCACGCCACAGGGCCCCGTTGATGTGGGGATCCAGGACAAGAGACGACCGGCTCTGGGAAGACCTCCG GTAAAGAGGAAGTTGGACCTGGACAGTGACCATCAGTATGTCAGCACCTCTCGACCGTCCATAGGCCAAGCACCACCCTCCACGCCAGCCCCTCCCAGAG TTCCTCGAACAACGACGGAGAAGTCACGGTATGACACTTCCTTGAACCTCACCACCAAGCGCTTTCTGAACCTCTTGTCCCAGTCGGCCGACGGCGTGGTGGACCTGAACTGGGCCTCGCAGGTCTTGGATGTCCAGAAGAGACGCATCTACGACATAACCAACGTACTGGAGGGAATCCAGCTGATCTCCAAGAAGTCCAAGAACAACATCCAATGGCT TGGTAATCGAGTTGATGCGTCGTTGGTTTCCCGCCATAAGGAGTTGCAGAGGGAGGTATGTGACCTCACAGACGCTGAGGAGCAGCTGGACGAGCTCATTTCTAAATGCAACCTCCAGCTCCGACTGCTCACAGAGGACCCACAGAACAAGAA GTTGGGCTATGTGCACTGCCAGGACTTAAGGAAGTCATTTGATTCCCCAGACCAGCTGGTCATGGTGATCAGAGCTCCACCAGAGACCCAGATGCAAGTTTCAGAACCCAGCAAG GGTTACCAGGTGTCGCTAAAGAGCACGCGGGGTCCAATCGACGTCTTCCTCTGTCCAGAAGACAGCTCTGGCGTCTGCAGCCCCGTGACAGGAAGTAGTCCCTCCAAACCCAATGCAGACACCTCCCCGGTCCCGCCTCCCACACAACCCACAGACAAATCGCAAGCCAGTACATCCACAACAGCCCTGGAAGTGGGTTTATCATCGCCAGCGTCCACGTCGTCCACAGTGACGGCAGCCTCCCAGCAGGACCCCTCATCACTGGTGTTAGGTGGTGACGCGG AATCGCTCCTGGGAGGCGACCCGTTCTCCAGCCTCGGCGACATGCCCAATTTTGACTTCTCGCCCCTCTCCTCCTCGGACTTCCTGAACGGAGATGGCCTTCCTCTCACATTGGACGGTTTCATCAATCTGTCCCCCCCTCACAGTCACGACTACCACTTTGGACTAGAGGACCATGAAGGTATCAGTGAACTGTTTGATTGTGACTTTGGTGACCTATCGCAAGTTTTGGGGGACAGTTAG